A portion of the Burkholderia pseudomultivorans genome contains these proteins:
- a CDS encoding ABC transporter ATP-binding protein produces MKLDSIPITLTRCAKTFRGTRVLEPLDLSIGAGETLVLLGPSGCGKTTTLRLIAGLDTPDAGGTIAFGNDDVTALPIERRQVGMVFQNYALFPNLTVRGNVGYGLKIRRTEPRALRERVDELLAMMRLDAHADKPIDQLSGGQRQRVALARALAVRPRVLLLDEPLTALDAKLRDVLRREMNALLRELGVTTVYVTHDQAEAMELGDRIVVMGAGRIEQIGTPRDIYYRPASRTVAQFIGTLNRLAGQWRDGALVTTGGAIVTPHAADEWFFRPEDAQLADPAHAPLRGAVGACAFLGERTRLTIEQAAPEPIVIDVPGRIELARGTTVGIAIAAEGLIALGA; encoded by the coding sequence ATGAAACTCGATTCCATTCCCATCACGCTGACCCGCTGCGCGAAAACGTTTCGCGGCACGCGCGTGCTCGAACCGCTCGACCTGTCGATCGGCGCGGGCGAAACGCTCGTGCTGCTCGGACCGTCGGGCTGCGGCAAGACGACCACGCTGCGCCTGATCGCGGGCCTCGACACGCCGGATGCCGGCGGCACGATCGCGTTCGGCAACGACGACGTGACGGCGCTGCCGATCGAGCGCCGGCAGGTCGGCATGGTGTTCCAGAACTACGCGCTGTTTCCGAACCTGACGGTGCGCGGCAATGTCGGCTACGGGCTGAAGATTCGCAGGACCGAGCCGCGTGCGCTGCGCGAGCGCGTCGACGAGCTGCTCGCGATGATGCGGCTCGACGCGCACGCCGACAAGCCGATCGACCAGCTGTCGGGCGGTCAGCGCCAGCGCGTCGCGCTGGCCCGCGCGCTCGCGGTGCGTCCGCGCGTGCTGCTGCTCGACGAACCGCTGACCGCGCTCGACGCGAAGCTGCGCGACGTGCTGCGTCGCGAGATGAATGCGCTGCTGCGCGAGCTCGGCGTGACGACCGTCTACGTGACGCACGACCAGGCCGAGGCGATGGAGCTCGGCGATCGCATCGTCGTGATGGGCGCGGGCCGCATCGAGCAGATCGGCACGCCGCGCGACATCTACTACCGGCCCGCGAGCCGCACGGTCGCGCAGTTCATCGGCACGCTGAACCGGCTTGCAGGACAATGGCGGGACGGCGCGCTCGTGACGACGGGCGGCGCGATCGTCACGCCGCACGCCGCCGACGAGTGGTTCTTCCGTCCCGAGGACGCGCAGCTCGCCGATCCCGCGCATGCGCCGCTGCGCGGCGCGGTCGGCGCCTGCGCGTTCCTCGGCGAGCGCACGCGGCTCACGATCGAGCAGGCGGCGCCCGAACCGATCGTGATCGACGTGCCGGGCCGCATCGAACTGGCACGCGGCACGACCGTCGGCATCGCGATCGCGGCGGAGGGCCTGATCGCGCTCGGCGCGTGA
- a CDS encoding type II toxin-antitoxin system RelE/ParE family toxin: protein MYNPASLPQKSVVFVGSALADLRDFPPPARREAGHQIDQVQRGHEPDDWKPMRTIGPGVREIRIRDAGGAFRIVYVATFPDAVYVLHCFRKQSARTSRPDVELATRRYRALLMEWKR from the coding sequence TTGTATAATCCAGCCAGCCTTCCGCAAAAGTCCGTCGTGTTCGTCGGCAGCGCCCTCGCCGATCTGCGCGACTTCCCGCCGCCCGCGCGACGCGAAGCCGGCCATCAGATCGACCAGGTGCAGCGCGGCCACGAGCCCGACGACTGGAAGCCGATGCGTACCATCGGCCCCGGCGTGCGGGAGATTCGCATACGCGACGCGGGCGGCGCATTCCGGATCGTCTATGTCGCGACGTTCCCCGATGCCGTCTACGTGCTTCATTGCTTCCGGAAGCAATCGGCGCGCACGAGCCGGCCCGACGTGGAGCTGGCCACCCGGCGCTATCGCGCCCTGTTGATGGAGTGGAAACGATGA
- a CDS encoding ABC transporter permease: protein MPSISGSSTQSPAPAHATGVARRAPRITGARAIAALQWGVTLLLCAFLIVPVVMSVLAGLTVNYFRGLSSGLTLRWLEQVWQQYHGSIWLSLAVAFATLAIVLVVGVPAGYALARSPSRAARAIEEALVLPVALPGLASALALLIVYGGFTAFRMSLWFIVAGHVVFTLPFMVRAVAAVAASADLRTLEEGAASLGASFATRFVTIVLPNLRPGIVAGALAVLTLSIGEFNLTWMLHTPDTKTLPVGLADTYASLRLEVGSAYTILFLLMTLPLLVAMQWLGADPSGTRAAKRRPR, encoded by the coding sequence ATGCCATCGATTTCCGGCTCTTCCACCCAGTCGCCGGCTCCGGCGCACGCGACCGGCGTCGCCCGGCGCGCGCCGCGCATCACCGGTGCGCGCGCGATCGCCGCGCTGCAATGGGGCGTCACGCTGCTGCTGTGCGCGTTCCTGATCGTGCCGGTCGTGATGTCGGTGCTCGCCGGCCTGACCGTCAACTATTTCCGCGGGCTGTCGAGCGGCCTCACGCTGCGCTGGCTCGAACAGGTGTGGCAGCAGTATCACGGCTCGATCTGGCTGTCGCTCGCCGTCGCGTTCGCGACGCTCGCGATCGTGCTCGTGGTCGGCGTGCCGGCCGGCTATGCGCTCGCGCGCAGCCCGAGCCGCGCCGCGCGCGCGATCGAGGAAGCGCTGGTGCTGCCCGTCGCGCTGCCGGGCCTCGCGTCGGCGCTCGCGCTGCTGATCGTCTACGGCGGCTTCACCGCATTCCGGATGAGCCTGTGGTTCATCGTCGCCGGCCACGTCGTGTTCACGCTGCCGTTCATGGTGCGCGCCGTCGCGGCCGTCGCGGCCAGCGCCGACCTGCGCACGCTCGAGGAAGGCGCGGCCAGCCTCGGCGCGTCGTTCGCCACGCGCTTCGTCACGATCGTGCTGCCGAACCTGCGCCCCGGCATCGTCGCGGGCGCGCTCGCGGTGCTCACGCTGTCGATCGGCGAATTCAACCTCACGTGGATGCTGCACACGCCCGACACGAAGACGCTGCCGGTCGGCCTCGCCGACACCTATGCGTCGCTGCGTCTCGAAGTCGGCAGCGCGTACACGATCCTGTTCCTGTTGATGACGCTGCCGCTGCTCGTCGCCATGCAGTGGCTCGGCGCCGATCCGTCCGGCACGCGCGCCGCGAAGCGCCGCCCTCGCTGA
- a CDS encoding ABC transporter permease, which translates to MLDLTFPLRWRIALVAPALAVFAAFWLLPMAALVHVSADGGFVARYAALLGDARYMKSLGATVALSAGVTLATLALSTISGLLLARREFAGKRVLLALLTFPLAFPGVVVGFMVIMLAGRQGLIGVLSAKLTGDKWVFAYSIAGLFVGYLYFSIPRVIVTVIAAASKLDASLEEAARSLGASPWRIFADIVLPALAPGLVAAGAICFATAMGAFGTAFTLATDLNVLPMTIYTEFTLNANIATAAGLSIVLGVVTWAVLALARRFTGHTAAAAA; encoded by the coding sequence ATGCTCGACCTGACCTTCCCGCTGCGCTGGCGCATCGCGCTCGTCGCGCCGGCGCTCGCGGTGTTCGCCGCGTTCTGGCTGCTGCCGATGGCCGCGCTCGTGCATGTCTCCGCCGACGGCGGGTTCGTCGCGCGGTACGCGGCGCTGCTCGGCGACGCGCGCTACATGAAAAGCCTCGGCGCGACCGTCGCGCTGTCCGCGGGCGTCACGCTCGCGACGCTCGCGCTGTCGACGATTTCCGGCCTGCTGCTCGCGCGCCGCGAATTCGCCGGCAAGCGCGTGCTGCTCGCGCTGCTGACCTTTCCGCTCGCGTTCCCGGGCGTCGTCGTCGGCTTCATGGTGATCATGCTCGCCGGGCGGCAGGGATTGATCGGCGTGTTGTCCGCGAAGCTGACCGGCGACAAGTGGGTGTTCGCGTATTCGATCGCCGGGCTGTTCGTCGGCTACCTGTACTTCTCCATTCCGCGCGTGATCGTCACCGTGATCGCGGCCGCGTCGAAGCTCGACGCGTCGCTCGAGGAAGCCGCACGCTCGCTCGGCGCGTCGCCGTGGCGCATCTTCGCCGACATCGTGCTGCCCGCGCTCGCGCCGGGGCTGGTCGCGGCCGGCGCGATCTGCTTCGCGACCGCGATGGGCGCGTTCGGCACCGCGTTCACGCTGGCGACCGACCTGAACGTGCTGCCGATGACGATCTATACCGAGTTCACGCTGAACGCGAACATCGCGACGGCCGCCGGCCTGTCGATCGTGCTCGGCGTCGTCACATGGGCCGTGCTCGCGCTCGCGCGCCGCTTCACGGGCCACACCGCCGCCGCCGCGGCCTGA
- a CDS encoding MFS transporter: MSTASTDRPAEASPHYSRSLLLLLATIAGVSVANIYYNQPLLDSFRASFPDGASWIGAVPTATQLGYAAGMFLLAPLGDRFDRRRLILMQIAGLSIALIVAALAPSLAVLAVASLAIGVLATIAQQAVPFAAEIAPPAERGQAVGTVMSGLLLGILLARTAAGFVAQYFGWRTVFGASVAALVALAAVIVLRLPRSSPTSTLPYGKLLGSMWHLAVELRGLREASLTGAALFAAFSAFWPVLTLLLAGPPFHLGPQAAGLFGIVGAAGALAAPYAGRFADKRGPRAIISLAIALLAASFVIFALSGSSLVGLVIGVIVLDVGVQAAQISNQSRIYALKPDARSRVNTVYMVCYFIGGALGSSAGVAAWHAFGWTGMCAAGLLFTALAGWFHHRGARGG, translated from the coding sequence ATGTCCACTGCCTCCACCGACCGTCCGGCCGAAGCCTCGCCCCACTACTCGCGCAGCCTGCTGTTGCTGCTCGCGACGATCGCGGGCGTCTCGGTCGCGAACATCTACTACAACCAGCCGCTGCTCGACAGCTTCCGCGCGTCCTTTCCCGACGGCGCGTCGTGGATCGGCGCCGTGCCGACCGCGACCCAGCTCGGCTATGCGGCCGGGATGTTCCTGCTCGCGCCGCTCGGCGACCGGTTCGACCGCCGCCGGCTGATCCTGATGCAGATCGCGGGCCTGTCGATCGCGCTGATCGTGGCGGCCCTCGCGCCGTCGCTGGCGGTACTCGCCGTCGCGAGCCTCGCGATCGGCGTGCTCGCGACCATCGCGCAGCAGGCCGTGCCGTTTGCGGCCGAGATCGCGCCGCCGGCCGAACGCGGACAAGCCGTCGGCACCGTGATGAGCGGGCTGCTGCTCGGCATCCTGCTGGCCCGCACCGCCGCCGGCTTCGTCGCCCAGTATTTCGGCTGGCGCACGGTGTTCGGCGCGTCGGTCGCGGCGCTCGTCGCGCTTGCCGCGGTGATCGTGCTGCGGCTGCCGCGCAGCTCGCCGACCTCGACGCTGCCGTACGGCAAGCTGCTCGGCTCGATGTGGCATCTGGCGGTCGAATTGCGCGGACTGCGCGAGGCGTCGCTGACGGGCGCCGCACTGTTCGCGGCATTCAGCGCGTTCTGGCCGGTGCTCACGCTGCTGCTCGCCGGCCCGCCGTTCCACCTGGGCCCGCAGGCGGCCGGCCTGTTCGGCATCGTTGGCGCGGCCGGCGCGCTCGCCGCGCCCTATGCGGGACGCTTCGCCGACAAGCGCGGCCCGCGCGCGATCATCTCGCTCGCGATCGCACTGCTCGCGGCATCGTTCGTGATCTTCGCGCTGTCGGGGTCGAGCCTCGTCGGGCTCGTGATCGGCGTGATCGTGCTGGACGTCGGCGTGCAGGCCGCGCAGATCTCGAACCAGTCGCGCATCTATGCGCTGAAGCCCGACGCGCGCAGCCGCGTGAACACGGTCTACATGGTGTGCTACTTCATCGGCGGCGCGCTCGGTTCGTCGGCCGGCGTGGCCGCATGGCACGCGTTCGGCTGGACCGGCATGTGCGCGGCCGGGCTGCTGTTTACCGCGCTCGCCGGCTGGTTCCATCATCGCGGCGCGCGCGGCGGCTGA
- a CDS encoding EamA family transporter — protein sequence MTPLDRLLDFLARLPIRIRLPQSRGGRVALALVFIYFVWGSTYSGLHFALQSFPPLMLSGLRNLLGGIGLFIFALRRKPEWPTLLEIRNSAIVGTMLVALSSGTIALGMRTVSSGSAAVMVATVPLFATVIAAVAGRPVTKGEWAAVALGMVGIVVLNSGGAAADNSALGTICVLAGALFWAGGAHLATRLKLPSDLFLSTSLQIGLGGLMSTIVAWLLGEHVEHVAVGPVFAFLYLMVFCTMAAYVAYGYLIRHTSPIIASSCMYVNPIVAVALGALMLGEPVTTATVVATVAILGSVGLSFLFDPARRPAARAAAAAAAPAVATAPAADAASAAEPIAVPDDAPILTPSAVPLAVPAPGAVVDPAAVMDPAQAFAPPPAAEPAAAVTRADA from the coding sequence ATGACGCCGCTCGACCGCCTCCTCGATTTCCTCGCCCGCCTGCCGATCCGGATCCGCCTGCCGCAAAGCCGCGGCGGCCGCGTCGCGCTGGCGCTCGTGTTCATCTATTTCGTCTGGGGTTCGACCTACAGCGGCCTGCATTTCGCGCTGCAGTCGTTCCCGCCGCTGATGCTGTCCGGGCTGCGCAACCTGCTCGGCGGGATCGGCCTGTTCATCTTCGCGCTGCGGCGCAAGCCCGAATGGCCGACGCTGCTGGAGATCCGCAACTCGGCGATCGTCGGCACGATGCTGGTCGCGCTGTCGTCCGGCACGATCGCGCTCGGGATGCGCACGGTCAGCAGCGGCTCGGCCGCGGTGATGGTCGCCACGGTGCCGCTGTTCGCGACCGTGATCGCGGCCGTCGCCGGGCGGCCCGTGACCAAGGGCGAGTGGGCGGCCGTCGCACTCGGGATGGTCGGGATCGTCGTGCTGAACTCGGGCGGCGCGGCCGCCGACAATTCGGCGCTCGGCACGATCTGCGTGCTGGCCGGCGCGCTGTTCTGGGCGGGCGGCGCGCATCTCGCGACGCGCCTCAAGCTGCCGTCCGACCTGTTCCTGTCGACCTCGCTGCAGATCGGCCTCGGCGGGTTGATGTCCACGATCGTCGCGTGGCTGCTCGGTGAGCACGTCGAGCATGTCGCGGTGGGGCCGGTGTTCGCGTTCCTCTACCTGATGGTGTTCTGCACGATGGCCGCCTATGTCGCGTACGGCTATCTGATCCGCCACACGAGCCCGATCATCGCGAGCAGCTGCATGTACGTGAACCCGATCGTCGCGGTCGCGCTCGGCGCGCTGATGCTCGGCGAGCCCGTGACGACGGCCACCGTGGTCGCGACCGTCGCGATTCTCGGCAGCGTCGGGCTGTCGTTCCTGTTCGATCCCGCGCGCCGGCCCGCGGCGCGGGCGGCCGCTGCTGCTGCCGCGCCGGCCGTGGCGACGGCACCGGCAGCGGATGCGGCATCCGCTGCCGAACCGATCGCCGTGCCGGACGACGCGCCGATCCTGACGCCTTCCGCCGTACCGCTCGCAGTACCGGCGCCGGGCGCCGTCGTCGATCCGGCTGCCGTGATGGATCCCGCGCAGGCGTTTGCGCCGCCGCCCGCCGCCGAACCGGCTGCGGCTGTGACGCGCGCCGACGCCTGA
- a CDS encoding phosphodiesterase: MLLAQISDLHIKRPGQLAYRRVDTAAALARCIARLNALVPRPDAVLVTGDLTDFGHDDEYRHLRELLAPLEIPYYLMVGNHDDRGGLRRAFLDRPELQGGEFVQYALDVGSVRVLALDSQVPGASHGDLCDARLGWLAGQLDAARERPVIVALHHPPFVAGIAHMDALRLAPPAAAKLDALLRGHPNVERVLCGHVHRTMFARFGGTLASAVPAPAHQVAFDLRADGPSAFRLEPPAFAVHRHTPEAGMTSHHVYVDEGDGPYPFYEPSGELVD; this comes from the coding sequence ATGCTGCTTGCTCAAATCAGCGATCTCCACATCAAGCGGCCGGGCCAGCTCGCGTACCGGCGCGTCGACACGGCGGCCGCGCTCGCGCGCTGCATCGCGCGCCTGAATGCGCTCGTGCCGCGCCCCGACGCGGTGCTCGTCACCGGCGACCTGACCGATTTCGGCCACGACGACGAGTACCGCCATCTGCGCGAACTGCTCGCGCCGCTCGAGATTCCGTATTACCTGATGGTCGGCAATCACGACGACCGCGGCGGGCTGCGCCGCGCGTTCCTCGACCGCCCCGAGCTGCAGGGCGGCGAATTCGTGCAGTACGCGCTCGACGTCGGCAGCGTGCGCGTGCTCGCGCTCGATTCGCAGGTGCCCGGCGCGAGCCACGGCGATCTGTGCGATGCGCGGCTCGGCTGGCTTGCCGGCCAGCTCGACGCCGCGCGCGAGCGGCCGGTGATCGTCGCGCTGCATCACCCGCCGTTCGTGGCGGGAATCGCGCACATGGACGCGCTGCGCCTTGCGCCGCCGGCCGCCGCGAAGCTCGACGCGCTGCTGCGCGGCCACCCCAACGTCGAACGCGTGCTGTGCGGCCACGTGCACCGGACCATGTTCGCGCGCTTCGGCGGCACGCTCGCGTCGGCCGTGCCGGCGCCCGCGCACCAGGTCGCCTTCGACCTGCGCGCCGACGGGCCGTCCGCGTTCCGGCTCGAGCCGCCGGCGTTCGCGGTGCATCGCCATACGCCGGAAGCGGGGATGACGTCGCATCACGTGTACGTGGACGAAGGCGACGGGCCTTATCCGTTCTACGAGCCGAGCGGGGAACTGGTCGACTGA